One genomic window of Osmia bicornis bicornis chromosome 3, iOsmBic2.1, whole genome shotgun sequence includes the following:
- the LOC114880198 gene encoding AP-1 complex subunit sigma-2, with protein MMQFMLLFSRQGKLRLQKWYVAHPDKLKKKITRELITTILARKPKMSSFLEWKDVKVVYKRYASLYFCCAIEQNDNELLTLEIIHRYVELLDKYFGSVCELDIIFNFEKAYFILDELLVGGEIQETSKKNVLKAIAAQDLLQEEETPQGFFEDHGLG; from the exons ATG ATGCAATTTATGTTACTGTTCAGTCGCCAAGGAAAATTACGTTTACAAAAATGGTACGTGGCTCATcctgataaattaaaaaagaaaattacacGAGAATTAATTACCACAATATTGGCCCGAAAACCTAAAATGTCAAGTTTCTTAGAGTGGAAGGATGTTAAAGTTGTCTATAAAAG ataTGCAAGTTTATACTTTTGTTGTGCAATAGAACAAAATGATAATGAATTATTAACCTTAGAGATCATACATCGTTATGTTGAATTACTAGACAAATATTTTGGAAGT gtatgtgaattagatataattttcaactttGAGAAAGCATACTTCATCTTAGATGAGTTATTGGTCGGAGGTGAAATTCAAGAAACCAGCAAAAAAAACGTTTTAAAAGCCATTGCAGCTCAGGATTTACTACAGGAG GAGGAAACTCCGCAGGGATTCTTTGAAGATCATGGTTTGGgataa
- the LOC114880194 gene encoding FAST kinase domain-containing protein 4 isoform X2 → MESSVVTKIKDTKNIQDLMEVTNTLLLSKNDIIKINEAIAIWVKQNNETKGNLNHSNSSSQEQTEKTEPNAPSIKADGDFSIYSDLSTSAMVNEIKRLALHSERNVPLLKYLFQNILRYNKLLNPEECSSLMISMSKLSLPDERLLHKICTDLLQTKEIIDSLSVTKLMNIVRSMAYIKYKNNNILQDICNRIDKLGAHCYPRHIITILISLAILGYEGEHVNNLITTYLQYDSITKLSDIERLNFIWSLVIFNKASISQVQAVLYPNYIQRLMGIDPRQNVSHVLKLLNINGYARTILKDYPGPLLSSTVSPLTQKQTVQKELYIRVLEEALKNIVPSCSHYKINVNTEMGFLLDAELYMDSNSRPVCLNDIKDSHTKIAIVIHDYHDVCVGSIEPHGLIKLQQRLLKSKNYEILSIPYTHFGIEDTLEKRVTYLKRQLWKKQNK, encoded by the exons ATGGAATCCTCAGTTGTTACTAAAATTAAAGATACCAAAAATATACAAGATCTAATGGAAGTGACAAATACATTGTTATTATCTAAGAATgacattattaaaattaatgaagcCATTGCAATATGGGTGAaacaaaataatgaaactaAAGGAAATCTTAATCATAGTAATAGTTCTTCACAAGAACAAACTGAGAAAACTGAACCTAATGCACCTAGTATTAAAGCTGATGGGGATTTTTCCATCTATAGTGATCTTTCTACATCTGCAATGGTCAAC gaaataaaaagattgGCACTTCACAGCGAAAGAAATGTACctcttttgaaatatttgtttcaaaatattcTTAGATACAACAAACTATTAAACCCAGAGGAATGCTCGAGTTTAATGATTAGCATGAGCAAGTTATCTTTGCCAGATGAg AGATTACTTCATAAAATTTGTACTGACTTATTACaaacaaaagaaattattgattCATTATCTGTTACAAAATTGATGAACATAGTGAGGTCTATGGCATatatcaaatataaaaataataatattttgcaaGATATATGTAACCGCATAGACAAGTTAGGAGCTCACTGCTACCCCCGGCATATAATAacgattttaatttcattagcAATATTAGGCTATGAAGGAGAAcatgtaaataatttaataacg ACATATTTGCAATATGATTCAATAACCAAATTAAGTGATATTGAACGATTGAACTTCATATGGTCATTAGTTATATTCAATAAAGCCAGTATTTCACAAGTTCAAGCTGTACTATATCCAAATTACATCCAACGTCTTATGGGCATAG aCCCAAGACAAAATGTGTCacatgtattaaaattattgaatatcaATGGGTATGCAAGAACTATACTGAAAGACTATCCTG GGCCTCTTTTATCAAGTACTGTGAGCCCTTTAACCCAGAAACAAACAGTACAGAAGGAATTATATATTAGAGTACTTGAAGAAGCATTGAAAAACATAGTACCATCCTGCTcccattataaaattaatgtaaatacaGAAATGGGCTTTCTTTTAG ATGCAGAATTATATATGGATTCTAATTCCAGACCTGTTTgtttaaatgatattaaagATTCTCATACTAA GATAGCTATAGTGATACATGATTATCATGATGTGTGTGTAGGATCCATAGAACCACACGGATTAATTAAACTTCAGCAGCGTTTATTAAAATCTAAAAACTATGAGATTTTAAGTATTCCTTACACGCATTTTGGCATAGAAGATACACTGGAAAAACGTGTAACTTACTTGAAACGTCAGTTGtggaaaaaacaaaataaataa
- the LOC114880194 gene encoding FAST kinase domain-containing protein 4 isoform X1 produces MLQFNTVICTATTKFTSRLWGRLNIALTTSATPLPIESTNSVKKIQEKHLNIENTNSVQYINFNEFKKKLCSSFNMESSVVTKIKDTKNIQDLMEVTNTLLLSKNDIIKINEAIAIWVKQNNETKGNLNHSNSSSQEQTEKTEPNAPSIKADGDFSIYSDLSTSAMVNEIKRLALHSERNVPLLKYLFQNILRYNKLLNPEECSSLMISMSKLSLPDERLLHKICTDLLQTKEIIDSLSVTKLMNIVRSMAYIKYKNNNILQDICNRIDKLGAHCYPRHIITILISLAILGYEGEHVNNLITTYLQYDSITKLSDIERLNFIWSLVIFNKASISQVQAVLYPNYIQRLMGIDPRQNVSHVLKLLNINGYARTILKDYPGPLLSSTVSPLTQKQTVQKELYIRVLEEALKNIVPSCSHYKINVNTEMGFLLDAELYMDSNSRPVCLNDIKDSHTKIAIVIHDYHDVCVGSIEPHGLIKLQQRLLKSKNYEILSIPYTHFGIEDTLEKRVTYLKRQLWKKQNK; encoded by the exons ATGTTACAATTTAATACGGTTATTTGTACCGCAACGACAAAATTTACTTCTCGATTATGGGGGAGATTAAATATAGCGTTAACAACGAGTGCAACACCGCTTCCAATTGAATCTACCAACAGTGTTAAAAAG ATACAGGAAAAACATTTAAACATAGAAAATACGAATTCTGTACAGTacataaattttaatgaatttaagaaaaagttGTGTAGTTCTTTTAACATGGAATCCTCAGTTGTTACTAAAATTAAAGATACCAAAAATATACAAGATCTAATGGAAGTGACAAATACATTGTTATTATCTAAGAATgacattattaaaattaatgaagcCATTGCAATATGGGTGAaacaaaataatgaaactaAAGGAAATCTTAATCATAGTAATAGTTCTTCACAAGAACAAACTGAGAAAACTGAACCTAATGCACCTAGTATTAAAGCTGATGGGGATTTTTCCATCTATAGTGATCTTTCTACATCTGCAATGGTCAAC gaaataaaaagattgGCACTTCACAGCGAAAGAAATGTACctcttttgaaatatttgtttcaaaatattcTTAGATACAACAAACTATTAAACCCAGAGGAATGCTCGAGTTTAATGATTAGCATGAGCAAGTTATCTTTGCCAGATGAg AGATTACTTCATAAAATTTGTACTGACTTATTACaaacaaaagaaattattgattCATTATCTGTTACAAAATTGATGAACATAGTGAGGTCTATGGCATatatcaaatataaaaataataatattttgcaaGATATATGTAACCGCATAGACAAGTTAGGAGCTCACTGCTACCCCCGGCATATAATAacgattttaatttcattagcAATATTAGGCTATGAAGGAGAAcatgtaaataatttaataacg ACATATTTGCAATATGATTCAATAACCAAATTAAGTGATATTGAACGATTGAACTTCATATGGTCATTAGTTATATTCAATAAAGCCAGTATTTCACAAGTTCAAGCTGTACTATATCCAAATTACATCCAACGTCTTATGGGCATAG aCCCAAGACAAAATGTGTCacatgtattaaaattattgaatatcaATGGGTATGCAAGAACTATACTGAAAGACTATCCTG GGCCTCTTTTATCAAGTACTGTGAGCCCTTTAACCCAGAAACAAACAGTACAGAAGGAATTATATATTAGAGTACTTGAAGAAGCATTGAAAAACATAGTACCATCCTGCTcccattataaaattaatgtaaatacaGAAATGGGCTTTCTTTTAG ATGCAGAATTATATATGGATTCTAATTCCAGACCTGTTTgtttaaatgatattaaagATTCTCATACTAA GATAGCTATAGTGATACATGATTATCATGATGTGTGTGTAGGATCCATAGAACCACACGGATTAATTAAACTTCAGCAGCGTTTATTAAAATCTAAAAACTATGAGATTTTAAGTATTCCTTACACGCATTTTGGCATAGAAGATACACTGGAAAAACGTGTAACTTACTTGAAACGTCAGTTGtggaaaaaacaaaataaataa